The Listeria monocytogenes genome window below encodes:
- a CDS encoding glycosyltransferase family 2 protein, whose protein sequence is MKFAIIMPFYNAEKRLALSIDSIIKQSYSFLKHVEVLLINDGSTDGSGAIANRYATKYPNNIRVLTVPNGGPAKARNIGIHNVREDTDFVGFLDADDIMSENTLASIVAFLNESNVPMLVPAFYYLDDFGSKQKISPHKLNYRFVNGNRVADIEKEPEAIHFYIGGTFLRYDCLKEFTFDESLYFAEDQLLITQFLLQNRRYGLIADAGYYYYRDLQQKASLVSSSWKKTERYTPFLQKVYQTYLTDSKEIFGKVIPYVKYLIAYHAKLFFYKENIYFRKVLNESEQAIFVQELQKILQEVGASTIMELDTPLVVKEMMCSILQNGWPLQFETAEKQGIPLVTVKENYRIGKTVAIELLLEEANIRDGKWLARTSFKEMPAQLVKRKENQTIWDVVVREKGTIEKAVFKLKPYQTKARLFYQDEEKETPIADINIISSILGKLKRNRALKRKFKQGGVS, encoded by the coding sequence ATGAAATTTGCGATTATAATGCCTTTTTACAATGCGGAAAAAAGGTTAGCATTATCCATAGATAGTATAATTAAGCAGTCTTACAGCTTTTTGAAGCATGTGGAAGTACTGCTTATTAATGATGGAAGCACGGATGGAAGTGGCGCTATCGCAAATCGTTACGCTACAAAATATCCTAACAATATCCGCGTGTTGACCGTTCCAAATGGTGGACCGGCAAAAGCGCGTAATATCGGAATACATAATGTAAGGGAAGATACTGATTTTGTTGGTTTTTTAGACGCCGATGATATAATGTCAGAGAATACGCTAGCAAGTATAGTGGCATTCCTAAATGAGTCTAACGTACCTATGCTTGTACCAGCTTTTTATTACTTAGATGATTTTGGAAGCAAGCAAAAAATTTCACCACATAAATTAAATTACCGTTTTGTAAATGGAAATCGAGTTGCTGATATCGAAAAAGAACCGGAAGCAATTCATTTTTATATTGGCGGTACTTTTTTGCGTTATGATTGTTTGAAAGAATTTACTTTTGATGAGTCACTTTATTTTGCGGAAGATCAGTTATTAATTACGCAGTTCTTACTGCAAAATCGGCGTTATGGCTTGATTGCAGATGCGGGTTATTATTACTATCGTGATTTACAGCAAAAAGCTTCTTTAGTAAGTTCGTCTTGGAAAAAAACAGAAAGATACACACCGTTTTTGCAGAAGGTATATCAAACTTATTTAACCGACTCGAAAGAAATATTTGGTAAGGTGATTCCATATGTGAAGTATCTAATTGCGTACCATGCAAAATTGTTTTTTTATAAAGAAAATATTTATTTTCGGAAAGTTTTAAACGAATCGGAGCAAGCAATTTTCGTGCAGGAATTACAAAAGATTTTACAGGAAGTCGGAGCTAGCACGATTATGGAATTAGACACACCTCTCGTAGTAAAAGAAATGATGTGCTCGATTTTGCAAAATGGATGGCCACTGCAATTCGAAACAGCTGAAAAACAAGGTATTCCACTTGTGACAGTGAAAGAAAATTATCGTATCGGTAAAACAGTCGCGATTGAATTACTCCTAGAAGAAGCAAATATTCGTGATGGCAAATGGCTTGCTCGCACGTCTTTTAAAGAAATGCCAGCTCAGTTAGTCAAACGAAAAGAGAATCAAACCATTTGGGACGTCGTTGTCAGAGAAAAAGGCACAATAGAAAAAGCTGTATTTAAATTAAAACCGTATCAAACGAAAGCGCGTCTTTTTTATCAAGATGAGGAAAAGGAAACGCCTATCGCCGACATAAATATCATAAGTAGCATTTTAGGGAAATTAAAACGAAATCGAGCGTTAAAGCGAAAGTTTAAACAGGGGGGAGTATCCTGA
- the nadE gene encoding ammonia-dependent NAD(+) synthetase, with product MEIRERILADMQVAETIDAHEEIRKSVEFLKAYLKKNTFLKSFVLGISGGQDSTLTGKLAQMAISEMRAETGDDEYQFFAVSLPYGTQLDESDRQDALNFMKPDNRLTVNIKASVDASVTALAEAGVELSDFAKGNEKARERMKVQYAIAAMHKGVVVGTDHSAEAVTGFYTKYGDGGTDINPLFRLNKRQGKALLKELGCPEHLYLKKPTADLEDNKPALPDEVALGVTYEQIDDYLEGKEVPADAAEKIENWFIKTEHKRHMAITIFDDFWK from the coding sequence ATGGAAATCAGAGAAAGAATTTTAGCAGATATGCAAGTGGCAGAAACGATTGATGCACATGAAGAAATCCGAAAAAGTGTCGAGTTTTTAAAAGCATATTTAAAAAAGAATACGTTCTTAAAAAGCTTTGTTCTCGGGATTTCTGGGGGACAAGATTCAACTTTAACAGGAAAACTAGCACAGATGGCGATAAGCGAAATGCGAGCGGAAACGGGTGACGATGAGTACCAATTCTTCGCTGTGAGCCTACCATACGGAACACAACTAGATGAATCGGACCGTCAAGATGCTCTGAACTTTATGAAACCAGATAATCGTTTAACCGTAAATATTAAAGCCTCAGTAGATGCGAGTGTTACGGCGCTTGCGGAGGCGGGAGTTGAACTATCTGATTTTGCTAAAGGGAATGAAAAAGCGCGCGAACGGATGAAAGTACAATACGCAATTGCAGCGATGCATAAAGGCGTAGTTGTTGGAACCGATCACTCCGCAGAAGCAGTTACTGGCTTTTATACGAAATACGGCGATGGTGGAACGGATATTAACCCACTGTTCCGCTTGAATAAAAGACAAGGCAAGGCACTTCTTAAAGAGCTTGGTTGCCCAGAACATCTATATTTGAAAAAACCAACAGCAGATTTAGAAGATAATAAGCCAGCACTACCAGATGAGGTTGCGCTTGGTGTGACTTATGAGCAAATTGACGATTACTTGGAAGGCAAAGAAGTTCCAGCAGATGCTGCGGAAAAAATCGAGAACTGGTTTATTAAAACCGAACATAAACGCCATATGGCAATTACTATATTTGACGATTTCTGGAAATAG
- the tagD gene encoding glycerol-3-phosphate cytidylyltransferase: MKKVITYGTFDLIHWGHIRLLERAKALGDYLIVAISTDEFNRIKHKEAYHNFEHRKLILEAIRYVDEVIPETNWEQKLEDVKNRDIDIFVMGDDWEGEFDFLKPYCEVVYLPRTDGISTSKIKDDLK; encoded by the coding sequence ATGAAGAAAGTAATTACATATGGCACATTTGATTTAATTCACTGGGGACATATTCGCTTATTAGAACGAGCAAAAGCTTTAGGGGATTACCTTATTGTAGCCATTTCAACAGATGAATTTAATCGAATCAAACACAAAGAAGCATACCATAACTTTGAACATCGCAAATTAATTTTAGAGGCAATCAGATATGTCGACGAAGTGATTCCAGAAACTAACTGGGAGCAAAAATTAGAAGATGTTAAAAATCGTGATATTGATATTTTTGTGATGGGTGATGATTGGGAAGGCGAATTTGACTTTTTAAAACCTTATTGTGAAGTGGTTTATTTACCACGTACAGATGGCATTTCTACTTCTAAGATAAAAGACGATTTAAAATAA
- a CDS encoding ribitol-5-phosphate dehydrogenase has protein sequence MINQVYRLVSERQFEVANVDESLTGDVVVVRPTHLSICAADQRYYTGSRGKEMLSKKLPMALIHEGVGEVVYDATKEFKPGTKVVMIPNTPFENDPVIAENYLRSSKFRSSGYDGLMQDYVFMRRDRVVALPDDINMKVAAFSELISVAVHAILRFEGKSNANRESFGVWGDGNLGFITSLLLKNWYPDSKVYIFGKTPYKLDFFSFVDGAYAIDDVPADLVIDQAFECAGGMGSQYAVSQIIDVIKPEGTISLLGVSEYPIEFNSRMVLEKGLTVYGSSRSGRIDFEKTVEFLSTNKRGVEYLQNLVGEVHTVHSIQDVIEAFEADLRSPWGKSVMEWKI, from the coding sequence ATGATTAATCAAGTATATAGACTTGTGTCAGAGAGACAGTTTGAAGTTGCCAATGTGGACGAATCATTAACAGGTGATGTGGTTGTTGTTAGACCGACTCATTTATCTATTTGTGCGGCAGATCAACGTTACTATACAGGTTCTAGAGGAAAAGAAATGTTATCTAAAAAACTTCCAATGGCGCTTATTCATGAAGGCGTTGGCGAAGTTGTTTATGATGCGACGAAAGAGTTTAAACCTGGAACAAAAGTTGTCATGATTCCAAATACACCATTTGAGAATGATCCAGTCATTGCTGAGAACTATTTACGTTCGAGTAAATTCCGTTCTAGTGGTTATGATGGCTTAATGCAGGATTATGTGTTTATGCGTCGTGACCGCGTAGTGGCATTACCGGATGATATTAACATGAAAGTAGCTGCTTTCTCAGAGCTGATTTCCGTGGCAGTTCACGCTATTTTACGCTTTGAAGGAAAAAGTAATGCTAACCGGGAATCTTTTGGTGTGTGGGGCGACGGGAACTTAGGTTTCATCACTTCTTTACTACTGAAAAATTGGTATCCAGATAGCAAAGTTTACATTTTTGGTAAAACACCATATAAATTAGACTTCTTTTCTTTTGTGGATGGTGCTTATGCGATTGATGATGTTCCGGCTGATTTAGTTATTGATCAAGCATTCGAATGTGCTGGAGGAATGGGTAGTCAGTACGCGGTGAGTCAAATTATTGATGTCATTAAACCAGAAGGAACCATTTCCTTACTTGGTGTTTCGGAGTATCCGATTGAATTTAATTCACGTATGGTACTTGAAAAAGGACTGACCGTTTATGGAAGTAGTCGTAGCGGACGTATTGATTTTGAGAAGACAGTGGAGTTCTTATCAACTAATAAACGCGGAGTAGAATATTTACAAAATCTTGTTGGGGAAGTTCATACGGTTCATTCCATTCAAGATGTTATCGAAGCATTTGAAGCTGATTTACGTAGTCCATGGGGCAAGAGCGTTATGGAGTGGAAGATATAA
- a CDS encoding CDP-glycerol glycerophosphotransferase family protein, with translation MKLVQKVYYLLFRLVGFLPRKKDLVIFESFSGKQYSCNPRAIYEYMEEHNPEYELLWSVNPKFAPIFEAYGVPYVKRFSVSWLFKMGLAKYWISNSRLPLELPKPKKTIYVQTWHGTPLKKLGVDMEEVHIPGQTTEQYKADFVKEAQKWDYLISPNAYSSAIFRRAFGFNGEMIESGYPRNDILFSADKELKIANIKKELNIAPEKKIILYAPTWRDNDFYEAGKYKFDLKIDIEKMQEKFGDDIVLLVRMHYLVAEHFDFMQYGDFVRDASNHEDIRDLYLVSDLLITDYSSVFFDYANLQRPMLFYTYDLAEYRDTLRGFYFDFEKNAPGPLVETNEELMSELEKMLENPPKIEDSFLEQFCTWEDGHAAEKTVKIIFAEK, from the coding sequence ATGAAGTTAGTACAAAAAGTGTATTATTTGTTATTTAGGCTAGTAGGATTTTTACCGCGAAAAAAAGATTTAGTGATATTTGAAAGCTTTTCAGGTAAGCAATACAGCTGTAATCCGCGGGCTATTTATGAATATATGGAGGAGCATAATCCGGAATACGAATTATTATGGAGTGTTAATCCAAAATTTGCGCCTATTTTTGAAGCCTATGGAGTTCCTTATGTGAAGCGTTTTTCTGTTAGTTGGTTATTTAAAATGGGGCTCGCTAAGTATTGGATTTCTAATAGTAGACTTCCTTTAGAACTACCAAAACCGAAAAAAACGATTTATGTCCAAACTTGGCATGGAACCCCCCTAAAAAAATTAGGTGTGGATATGGAAGAAGTACATATTCCAGGGCAAACAACGGAACAGTACAAAGCAGATTTTGTAAAAGAAGCACAGAAATGGGATTATTTAATTTCTCCTAATGCTTATTCTAGCGCTATTTTCAGGCGTGCATTTGGTTTTAATGGTGAGATGATTGAGTCGGGCTATCCGCGGAATGATATTTTATTTAGTGCCGATAAAGAGCTAAAAATAGCTAACATAAAAAAAGAGTTAAATATAGCACCAGAGAAAAAAATTATTTTATATGCACCAACATGGCGCGATAATGACTTTTATGAAGCTGGGAAATATAAATTTGACTTAAAAATTGATATCGAAAAAATGCAAGAAAAATTTGGGGATGATATTGTACTACTTGTGCGTATGCATTATCTAGTTGCGGAACATTTTGATTTCATGCAGTATGGTGATTTTGTCCGCGATGCTTCAAATCATGAAGATATACGCGATTTATATTTAGTGAGTGATTTGTTGATTACTGATTATTCCTCTGTATTTTTTGATTATGCGAATTTACAGCGTCCTATGTTGTTTTATACGTATGATTTGGCGGAATATCGTGATACATTACGTGGCTTTTACTTTGATTTTGAAAAGAATGCTCCTGGTCCGCTTGTGGAGACGAATGAAGAGTTAATGAGTGAACTGGAAAAAATGCTTGAAAATCCACCTAAAATAGAAGACAGCTTTTTGGAGCAGTTTTGTACTTGGGAAGATGGTCATGCAGCAGAGAAAACAGTGAAAATCATTTTTGCTGAAAAATAG
- a CDS encoding CDP-glycerol glycerophosphotransferase family protein has product MKEVAIYIYMLAVKITGCLARIFPVKQKVVLLVSFPENPTAIIKQMNEMKVTPKTVVFYDPRVDVTGFHFDFIQLKPKKIKHFISLMFHLNTAKVVITDNYFVELAGLKERKNVTCIQIWHANGALKKFGWEDKAAQKRSASDKKRFQEVYRRFSKVLVGSDEMAAIFQKSFLLDDSHMLKLGIPRTDNFFNQQQLKENAEWTNTKLHLSNKKKLLYAPTFRDEELQSTTLHLDIAKMKQALGNEYQLILKLHPSISNDLDKVVDDFVVYADKETPIETILPAIDVLITDYSSIPFEFALLEKPIIFFTYDLEEYDLARGLSDGFLTTIPGPFVHTTEELIQLIQQDAFDLEIVRSFAAKWNKYSDGHSSERFVSFLKEQLEK; this is encoded by the coding sequence TTGAAAGAAGTAGCGATTTATATTTATATGCTTGCTGTTAAGATAACTGGCTGTTTAGCGAGGATTTTTCCAGTTAAACAAAAAGTGGTACTACTAGTTAGCTTTCCAGAAAATCCCACTGCAATAATAAAGCAAATGAACGAAATGAAAGTCACGCCAAAAACGGTTGTTTTCTATGACCCAAGAGTGGATGTGACCGGTTTTCATTTTGATTTTATCCAATTAAAGCCCAAAAAAATCAAGCACTTTATCTCGTTAATGTTCCATCTGAATACGGCAAAAGTGGTCATTACGGATAATTATTTCGTGGAATTAGCTGGATTAAAAGAACGTAAAAATGTGACCTGCATCCAAATTTGGCATGCGAATGGAGCACTGAAAAAATTCGGCTGGGAAGATAAAGCAGCGCAAAAAAGAAGCGCGAGCGATAAAAAAAGATTTCAAGAAGTATACAGACGTTTTTCAAAAGTGCTTGTCGGATCAGATGAAATGGCAGCCATTTTCCAAAAGTCGTTTTTACTAGACGATTCGCACATGTTGAAGCTGGGAATTCCGAGAACGGACAATTTCTTCAACCAACAACAATTGAAAGAAAATGCCGAATGGACAAATACCAAATTACATCTTTCAAACAAAAAGAAATTATTGTACGCGCCGACATTCCGTGATGAGGAGCTTCAAAGTACCACGCTGCATTTAGATATCGCGAAGATGAAACAAGCGCTCGGAAACGAGTACCAATTAATTTTAAAATTACATCCATCTATAAGTAATGATTTAGATAAAGTAGTGGATGATTTTGTTGTGTACGCGGACAAAGAAACACCAATTGAGACGATACTACCAGCCATAGATGTGTTGATTACTGATTATTCGTCTATTCCATTTGAATTTGCTTTATTAGAAAAACCAATAATCTTTTTCACGTATGATTTAGAGGAATATGATCTGGCTAGAGGGTTGTCAGATGGTTTTTTAACAACAATTCCGGGACCGTTCGTTCATACCACCGAAGAGCTAATACAGTTAATTCAGCAAGATGCATTTGATTTAGAAATCGTTCGATCTTTTGCGGCCAAATGGAATAAATATTCAGATGGACATTCTAGTGAGCGCTTTGTTTCCTTTTTGAAAGAACAGCTAGAAAAGTAG
- a CDS encoding nicotinate phosphoribosyltransferase yields MTNLFQDDSLTLHTDLYQLNMMKAYFDDGLHERRSVFEVFFRDMPFDSGFVVFAGLERIIHYMQNLHFTETDIAYLHDELGFDGPFLEYLRNFKFKGNILAAKEGEFVFKTEPILQVEASLAEAQLIETALLNIVNFQTLIATKAARIRSVIDDETFAEFGTRRAQEMDAAIWGTRAAYIGGCDSTSNVRAGKIFGIPVSGTMAHAMVQAYRDELEAFRSYAKTHFDSIFLVDTYDTLKSGVPNAIKVAKEMGDKINFVGIRLDSGDMAFLSKKARQMLDEAGFTEAKIFASSDLDEHTILSLKAQKAKIDSWGVGTKLITAYDQPALGAVYKMAAIADENDILQDSIKLSSNTEKVSTPGKKKVYRIITNEDGLKAEGDYIALADESLENVDKLTMFHPVHTYIMKTVENFTARELLVPIFQNGELVYDMPSLDEIKAYKEENLALLWDEYKRTVRPEQYPVDLSVKCWKNKMRNIEKVRKSVQLHSPVELDMPF; encoded by the coding sequence ATGACAAATTTATTTCAAGATGATAGTCTAACGCTGCATACAGACTTATATCAACTAAATATGATGAAAGCGTATTTTGACGATGGGCTTCATGAGCGTAGATCGGTATTTGAAGTGTTTTTCCGGGATATGCCATTTGATTCGGGTTTTGTTGTGTTCGCTGGGCTAGAACGAATTATTCATTATATGCAAAATTTACATTTTACAGAAACGGATATTGCTTATTTACACGACGAACTTGGTTTTGATGGACCTTTTCTAGAATATTTACGTAACTTTAAATTTAAAGGAAACATTCTTGCTGCGAAAGAAGGGGAGTTTGTTTTTAAAACAGAGCCAATCCTTCAAGTAGAAGCTAGTCTAGCAGAAGCACAATTAATCGAAACAGCTTTGCTTAATATTGTGAATTTCCAAACGCTAATTGCAACTAAAGCGGCGCGAATCCGTTCGGTTATTGATGACGAAACGTTTGCCGAATTTGGTACAAGACGTGCACAAGAAATGGATGCGGCTATTTGGGGCACAAGAGCGGCTTACATCGGCGGTTGTGATTCGACAAGTAATGTTCGCGCTGGAAAGATTTTCGGTATTCCTGTGTCTGGTACGATGGCACATGCGATGGTTCAGGCTTACCGCGATGAACTAGAAGCATTTCGAAGTTATGCAAAAACGCATTTTGATTCGATTTTCTTAGTAGATACATACGATACGCTAAAATCTGGCGTACCAAATGCGATTAAAGTGGCGAAAGAAATGGGCGATAAAATTAACTTTGTCGGTATCCGCCTAGATAGTGGCGATATGGCTTTCTTATCTAAAAAAGCGCGCCAAATGTTAGATGAGGCTGGTTTTACAGAAGCCAAAATTTTTGCTTCGAGTGACCTAGACGAACATACTATTTTATCCCTAAAAGCCCAAAAAGCAAAAATCGATTCTTGGGGCGTTGGCACAAAACTGATTACCGCATACGACCAACCAGCACTAGGGGCCGTTTACAAAATGGCGGCGATTGCTGATGAAAATGATATTTTACAAGATTCGATTAAACTTTCAAGTAACACCGAAAAAGTGTCGACACCTGGTAAAAAGAAAGTTTACCGGATTATTACAAATGAAGATGGCTTGAAAGCAGAAGGAGATTATATTGCTTTAGCGGACGAATCACTCGAAAATGTCGATAAACTAACGATGTTCCACCCAGTTCATACGTATATTATGAAGACAGTCGAGAATTTCACTGCGCGTGAGCTACTTGTACCGATTTTTCAAAACGGAGAACTTGTGTATGATATGCCTTCACTAGATGAAATTAAAGCTTATAAAGAAGAAAACTTGGCGCTCCTTTGGGACGAGTATAAACGAACAGTTCGTCCAGAGCAATACCCAGTTGATTTAAGTGTAAAATGTTGGAAAAACAAGATGCGCAATATCGAAAAAGTGCGTAAAAGTGTCCAACTTCATTCACCAGTTGAACTAGATATGCCGTTTTAG
- a CDS encoding PTS sugar transporter subunit IIB: MQTLMIVCAGGATSSLMAQNVVKSATSEGIDAVLLFPDDVKYKDSFLKKYSERDLVVVMGPVGAITAGKFRDYKEQVDAVLVAPQVKYMYKTVEEVLGELNIPCANIDSLDFGRMRGDKILTQGLALMDAKNSK; encoded by the coding sequence ATGCAAACGTTGATGATTGTTTGTGCTGGCGGTGCGACGTCAAGCTTAATGGCACAAAATGTCGTGAAAAGTGCGACGTCGGAAGGAATAGATGCTGTTTTACTATTTCCAGATGACGTAAAATACAAAGATAGTTTCCTCAAGAAATATAGCGAGCGGGATTTAGTTGTTGTCATGGGCCCAGTCGGCGCAATTACAGCTGGCAAATTCCGTGACTACAAAGAGCAGGTCGATGCGGTTTTAGTAGCACCGCAAGTGAAATATATGTACAAAACAGTGGAGGAAGTATTAGGCGAACTAAATATTCCTTGCGCTAATATTGATTCACTCGATTTCGGTCGGATGCGCGGGGATAAGATTCTCACGCAAGGTCTAGCCTTAATGGATGCGAAAAATTCCAAATAA
- a CDS encoding putative quinol monooxygenase: MKVGYGLLTAFYTHPGEKDNLVKILLEAAEALDDYNTCIQYIVSESETEADTVFVSEIWVDKGHHAASLDNPAVQETIARAKPMIKEIKQIQELDILGGKGV, encoded by the coding sequence ATGAAAGTTGGTTATGGCTTATTAACTGCATTTTATACACACCCAGGAGAAAAAGACAATTTAGTGAAAATCTTGCTTGAAGCAGCAGAGGCTTTGGATGATTACAACACGTGTATCCAATATATCGTCAGTGAATCTGAAACCGAGGCAGATACAGTGTTTGTTTCTGAAATTTGGGTCGACAAAGGGCATCATGCAGCATCACTTGATAACCCAGCAGTACAAGAAACAATTGCACGCGCCAAACCGATGATAAAAGAAATAAAACAAATACAAGAATTAGACATACTCGGTGGAAAAGGCGTATAA